In Tistrella mobilis, the genomic window GCGGCGGGTGCCCTTTCGGGCGTCGGCAGCCTGCTGGTCGTGACGGGGGTGCTGGGCGTGATCGCAGCCTATCTGGCGCCCGCACCGCTCTTCGCCGCCGCCTTCCGCTACGGGCTGCCCGGCGGGGTGATTTCGGCTGTGGCCGGCACCATCGCAGGCGCCGCCACCGCAGCGGCTCTGGCCGGGCCCGAGCAGGTTCTCTACGGCCTGGGCTTTGCGGTGGTCACCGCGCTGCCCGTGCTTGTCATCGCCCGTTTCGCCCTGCTTTCCCGCCCCGATGGTGCGGGGGGAACCGAATGGTACCCGGCAGGACGGCTGATGACGGTGGCCATCGCGCTTGCCGGCGCGCTGGTTGCCGGGGGATGGCTGTTCGCAGCCGGTGCCGAGGGTGGTCTGCGCGGCGAGGTCGCGCGGACGCTGGAACCGCTGATCGAACTGATGGCGGCAGATGCCGCCACGGCGAATGCCGCGGTTCTGGCCGAAAGTCTGGCGGGGCGTTTCGTCGCCTTCGCCGCGTGTTTCTGGGTGGTGCAGATGGTCCTTTCCGGCATGCTCGGCCGCTTCGCCGCGGACCGGCTGCTCGGGGGATCGATGCGGCCCGTGCCGCCGCTTGCCTCCTTCGATCCGCCCGAGGCGGTTCGCTGGGTGCTGGTCGCCGGAGTCGCACTGACCATCGCCACCGGCGGCGACGGTGATTTCGGCCTCTTTGCCGGAGTTGCCGCGGTGCTGGCCGCGATGCCCTATCTGGTCCTCGGTCTGGGTGTGGCACACGGGCTTGCCCGCGGTGTCCGCGGCGGCGGGCTTATCCTCGCTGCGGTCTATCTGCTGGCACTGATGCTGTACTGGCCGATCCTGTTGATCCTTGTCTTGGGCTTCGTCGAACGTTGGGCCGGGCTGCGCCGTCGCTCCGGTGCCGCCTGACACAGCCTTAGGAGTACATCCGATGGAAGTGATCCTGCTTGAGCGCATCCAGAACCTGGGCCAGATCGGCGACCGCGTGAAGGTCCGCCCGGGTTATGCGCGCAACTTCCTCCTGCCGCAGCGCAAGGCCATGCGCGCGACCAAGGAGAATCTCAGCTACTTCGAGACCCAGCGTAAGGCTCTTGTGGCGCTGAACGATCAGCGCCGCAGCGAAGCCGAGGTGCTGGCCGAGAAGCTGACCGGCCAGGTTCTGCCGGTCGTCCGTCAGGCGGCCGACAACGGCCAGCTCTACGGTTCGGTTACCGCCCGCGACGTCGCGATTGCGATGGAGCAGTTCGGGTTCGAGATCAACGGCCGTCAGGTTCAGCTGCGCGAGCCGATCAAGACCCTCGGCACGCAGACCGTCTCGATCTCGCTGCACCCCGACGTGGTGGTCGACGTGACCATCATCGTCGTCCGCAGCATGGACGACTTCCTGAACCAGCAGCGCCGCGCGGCCGAAGCCGACGAGCAGCTCGACGACGCCTATGAGCTCGCCGAGGAAAGCGCTGCCTATCAGGGCGACGAGGTTGAGGAGGAGGAAGAGGTCTGATCCTCTTCCGCCCGTGCAGCCCGTCGGGCCTTCTCGGGCCGACACATGCAGCCGCATTCCGGGTCATCCGGAATGCGGCTGTTTTGTTCTGGCGGGCGATTTTTGGGAACGCCGACGGGGGCCTGCCGATTTCACGGTTGATCGGGCTTGCGTCAGCGCTGTTGCAGAAATTCAACAGCCATGTGCATCAAGTCCGTAGACATTTGACGGCGGCTTTTGAAGGGGCATAAGATTGGAACGTGTCTAAACAACGCCGGCCCGGACCGGCGAGCGACGTCGGACCATCCCCCGCGCGTCGGCTGACCCACAATACCCGGTCCATGCTCCTCCCGCATGGTTCCCGGCATTCACGCGCGTGGAGTTCACCCCGCATAACCCGGCGCCCTTCGCCACGGCCCGGTCACGGCTCCTGACGGAGGCGATTGACCGTGATATCCGGTTTGACCTTCCTCGGCGGGCTGATCCGCACGGGGACGCTGGTTGTCAATGACGAGAATGGACGCAGTCACCGCTTTGGCGACGGCTCCGCCCCACATGTCCGCATCCAGATCCACGACCCGGCCATGCTGCGACGCATGGCGGTCAACCCTTCGATGGCTCTGGGCGAAGGATATATGAACGGCCAGTTCGACATCATCGACGGTGATGTCCGGGCCCTGCTCGATCTGGGTGTCAAGAACTATGCCCGCCAGTCGGCGCATGCACATCACTGGCCGGTCTGGGCAACCAGGCTGATCAATTTCTTCTATCAGCACAACCCCCGGAACCGGGCCCGGCGGAATGTCGCCCATCATTACGATCTGTCCGAAGAGCTGTACCGGCTGTTCCTGGATGCCGACCGCCAGTACTCCTGCGCCTATTTTCAGACACCGGATGACGACCTCGAAACCGCGCAGCGCCAGAAGAAACGCCATCTGGCGGCGAAGCTGCTTCTGGAGCCTGGCCAGAGGGTGCTCGACATCGGTTGCGGCTGGGGCGGGCTCGGGCTCTACCTGTCGGGTCATGCCGATGTCGAGGTGGTCGGCGTGACACTGTCGGAAGAACAGCACAAGGTGGCCCGGGCCCGCGCGGAAGCATCAGGCCTCGCCCAGCGCGCCGATTTCCGGCTCACCGATTATCGCGACCTCTCCGAGCGTTTCGACCGGATCGTGTCGGTCGGCATGTTCGAGCATGTCGGCCTGAAGCACTACGATGAGTATTTCCGCAAGATCTATGACCTGCTGACCGATGATGGTGTCGCGGTGGTGCACACCATCGGCCGCACGGACGGCCCCGGCGTCACCAACTCCTGGATCCGGAAATACATCTTTCCCGGAGGTTATGTGCCGGCACTGTCCGAGATGATGCCCGCGATCGAACGCGCCGGGCTGGTGGTCACCGACGTCGAGATCCTGCGCCTGCACTACGCCGAAACCCTGAAGCGCTGGTATGAACGCTTCATCGAGCACCGCAAGGACGTGCTGGCGCTTTACGATGAACGGTTCTGCCGGATGTGGGAGTTCTATCTGGCCGGCTGCGAGGCATCATTCCGGCACTGGGGCCAGGTGGTGTTCCAGGTTCAGCTTGCCCGCCGTCAGGACGCCGTGCCACTCACCCGCGACTACATCACCGACACGGAACGCGAATGGGCCGCACGGGAAGGCCGGCGCGAGCTGCATGTCGCCTGCTGACATGACGGCGCGGCCCGGTTCTCAGAAGCCTTTCATCCCGGCGCCCGCCGGTGCATGATCGCGGCCGTGGGCGACCGGTGGCCGGGGCGAGCCGTCCCGGCCACCGGTCGCCCACGACCTGACCTGTTTCTGAACCGATCCCGAGGCCGATGACCGACACCGATTTCGACGCAGCCGGCCTGCCCGCCATCACCGCCGGCGCCTCCACGGCGCTTACGGCAGGGTCCGATGCGGCCGGCACCGGGCTGGCGGTTCGCAGCCGCCCCAACAATGCCGAAGTCGAACAGGCGCTGCTCGGCGCCCTGCTCATCAACAACGAAGCCACCCACCGGGTCAGCAGTTTCCTGCGCCCCGAGCATTTCCACGAGCCGGTTCACCAGCGGATCTACGGCCAGATCCTGCGCTTCATGGAGCGCGGTCAGATCGCCAATCCAGCGACGCTGAAACCGCTCTTCGACGCCGACCCTGCCCTCGCCAATGTCGGCGGCGCCACCTATCTGGCGCGGCTGGTGGGGTCCGCCATCTCGATCATCAATGTCGAGGACTATG contains:
- the rplI gene encoding 50S ribosomal protein L9, with the protein product MEVILLERIQNLGQIGDRVKVRPGYARNFLLPQRKAMRATKENLSYFETQRKALVALNDQRRSEAEVLAEKLTGQVLPVVRQAADNGQLYGSVTARDVAIAMEQFGFEINGRQVQLREPIKTLGTQTVSISLHPDVVVDVTIIVVRSMDDFLNQQRRAAEADEQLDDAYELAEESAAYQGDEVEEEEEV
- a CDS encoding class I SAM-dependent methyltransferase codes for the protein MISGLTFLGGLIRTGTLVVNDENGRSHRFGDGSAPHVRIQIHDPAMLRRMAVNPSMALGEGYMNGQFDIIDGDVRALLDLGVKNYARQSAHAHHWPVWATRLINFFYQHNPRNRARRNVAHHYDLSEELYRLFLDADRQYSCAYFQTPDDDLETAQRQKKRHLAAKLLLEPGQRVLDIGCGWGGLGLYLSGHADVEVVGVTLSEEQHKVARARAEASGLAQRADFRLTDYRDLSERFDRIVSVGMFEHVGLKHYDEYFRKIYDLLTDDGVAVVHTIGRTDGPGVTNSWIRKYIFPGGYVPALSEMMPAIERAGLVVTDVEILRLHYAETLKRWYERFIEHRKDVLALYDERFCRMWEFYLAGCEASFRHWGQVVFQVQLARRQDAVPLTRDYITDTEREWAAREGRRELHVAC